The Doryrhamphus excisus isolate RoL2022-K1 chromosome 1, RoL_Dexc_1.0, whole genome shotgun sequence genome includes a window with the following:
- the LOC131134422 gene encoding RIB43A-like with coiled-coils protein 2 yields MPNTARFQLASIERRRNNERERKARIFNDKVRTIGIDKEGLDKQLDEKKREKDAEKLEQETFDAQMLHNSKQAQLLQMKQDKEKLAKQRASFVDQYEKAMREREMIRDVPHGEVEEMMPPGMAGEDPDNESRVCRQREQLREWLLQQKEEQAWEKERQKMEQLDYDKFRVHMDGVALQLENAQMESRKKTAVETTKFNQSMAEERHRQERELKDNPLRDLLPSKLGAPGLVPSRDRRPRPESWQQMKKFWNLQIQEKMMSKLDGIREAQQHDCFSSKTTRTALIVQREQERQRKQLRQQLDHCNNEAAEFYRRNRPDIERGGIDDSFFTKFNTCSR; encoded by the coding sequence ATGCCGAACACGGCTCGCTTTCAGCTGGCGAGCATCGAGCGGCGGCGCAACaatgagagagaaagaaaagccCGAATATTTAACGACAAGGTGAGAACCATCGGGATTGACAAGGAAGGCCTTGACAAACAGCTGGATGAGAAGAAGCGAGAGAAAGATGCCGAAAAACTGGAACAAGAAACGTTTGATGCCCAAATGCTGCACAATTCCAAACAAGCACAACTCCTCCAAATGAAACAAGACAAGGAGAAGCTAGCCAAACAGAGGGCCAGCTTTGTGGACCAGTACGAGAAGGCCATGCGGGAGCGGGAGATGATTCGGGATGTCCCTCACGGAGAAGTTGAGGAGATGATGCCTCCCGGTATGGCGGGCGAGGACCCAGACAACGAAAGCAGGGTGTGCAGGCAGCGGGAGCAGCTCAGGGAGTGGCTGCTCCAGCAGAAGGAAGAGCAAGCCTGGGAAAAGGAAAGACAGAAGATGGAACAGTTGGACTACGACAAGTTCCGAGTCCACATGGACGGCGTCGCTCTGCAGCTTGAAAACGCTCAGATggagagcagaaaaaaaacagctgtggaaACCACGAAGTTCAATCAAAGCATGGCCGAAGAGAGGCATCGCCAGGAGCGGGAACTCAAGGACAACCCGTTGCGGGATCTGCTTCCGAGTAAGTTGGGGGCGCCTGGTCTTGTTCCCAGCCGCGACCGGAGGCCCCGTCCTGAGAGCTGGCAGCAGATGAAAAAGTTCTGGAACCTTCAAATCCAGGAGAAAATGATGAGCAAATTAGACGGGATCAGGGAGGCGCAACAGCACGACTGTTTCTCCTCCAAAACGACCCGCACGGCTCTGATCGTGCAGCGCGAGCAGGAACGGCAGAGGAAGCAACTCCGGCAACAACTGGACCACTGCAACAACGAGGCAGCGGAATTTTACCGACGCAATCGACCTGACATTGAAAGAGGGGGCATCGATGACAGTTTCTTCACTAAATTCAATACCTGCAGTCGATGA